The following coding sequences are from one Acidobacteriota bacterium window:
- a CDS encoding glycosyltransferase family 2 protein: protein MTTPPASVIIPVYNEEPGIARVIADIPRDLVSEIIVVDNGSTDRTAMKAREAGARVVFQSDRGYGAACLAGIAALPPATEVVLFLDGDYSDDPAQASDLLRVLEEQQADLVLGSRTRGCPQPGSLTPQQRFGNWLSTTIIRLIYGHAYTDLGPFRAIRREALSRLDMQDRTYGWTVEMQVKALQQELKVVEIPVSYRPRLGRSKVSGTLSGTVKAGFKILWTIARLSLRHPSS from the coding sequence CCGGGGATCGCCCGAGTCATTGCCGACATTCCCCGAGACCTGGTTTCCGAAATCATCGTAGTCGACAACGGGAGCACCGATCGGACCGCCATGAAGGCGCGGGAGGCCGGCGCCCGGGTCGTTTTCCAATCCGACCGCGGCTACGGCGCCGCCTGTCTGGCCGGGATTGCCGCCCTGCCCCCGGCTACCGAGGTGGTTCTCTTTCTGGACGGCGATTACAGCGACGACCCCGCCCAGGCCAGCGATCTGCTCCGCGTCCTGGAGGAACAACAGGCGGACCTGGTGCTGGGCTCCCGGACCCGGGGATGCCCGCAACCGGGTTCCCTGACCCCGCAGCAGCGGTTCGGCAACTGGTTGTCGACCACTATTATTCGACTGATTTACGGCCACGCCTATACCGACCTGGGGCCTTTTCGAGCTATTCGGCGGGAAGCGCTGTCCAGGCTCGACATGCAGGATCGAACCTACGGCTGGACGGTGGAAATGCAGGTCAAAGCCCTGCAGCAGGAGCTCAAGGTAGTGGAAATTCCCGTCAGCTATCGGCCGCGCCTGGGCCGCTCCAAGGTTTCGGGGACGCTCTCGGGAACGGTCAAGGCGGGATTCAAGATCCTGTGGACCATCGCCCGGCTGAGCCTCCGCCACCCCTCCTCCTGA